The [Clostridium] scindens ATCC 35704 nucleotide sequence TTACATATTTTATAAACATCACTTTCTCCTGTTCATTCAAAATATAAAGTTCCACCTTTTTCCTCTTGGGTCTTTTACAATCTTTTAACGGGTTGTATTCTATCAGACTATCTGAAAACGCATCTGCTAATGCCATACTAAATAGTTCATACAATTTCAGCCCATAGGATTCTGTTCTGGCTGATACTTTATGGATAACTGTCTCAAGATAAATCTGTTTTTTGCAAGCACTTTTTGGAGAAAAATGCAAAATATTTTTGGAGAATGTTGCATCTCCAAATTGGAGAAAGTTGCAAGGCCTCGGCTGGCAGCTATTCTGCCAGCTACATAGCCATTGCAGACCATATTTAGTTGTTATAGCGTGAGATATGGAAACGGAAGTTCCGAGTTTTCATCTTCATGTGCATGTTCCCTGAAATAGCGGAACTCCTCATCCAGCTCTTTATAATGGATAAAATCATTTAGATATCTCAGATCTTCTTCTGCGCATCGGTGATCTTCTATGAGATCAAGAAGATAATCATTCATCTCCTCATAGCGTTCCTGAAGGTTTTGATATTTTTTCTGTTCTTTGATAACTTTTTTATTTTTAGCCATTGTTACCTGCCTCCTGACTGCTGATTCTTGAAAGAGTTGCATTGATGCTTGATTCACGTAACCGATTATTGATCCCCGGGAACAGAATCAGTTCCACATGGTGGGTGAGCCTGCCAATCAGTGCTGTTGTCATCCGTTGGTCATAAAGAACGTTCACCCACTGTGAGAATTCAAGATTCGTGTTTAAAATCACCGATTTCTGCTCGTGTATCTCAGAAAGATAATCAAACAGAAGCTGTGAACCGGTGCGGTCATACGGAACATATCCGAATTCATCCAGAATCAGTATCCGGGCACTGTTAAGCTTCTTTTTCAGTGCAGTAAGCTTTCCGCTGCTCTGACTCTCGGAAAAGAGATTGATAAGTCCGGCAGTGCGGTAGAATCTTACCGGAATTTCCTGATTACATGCAGACATTCCAATCAGAATGGAAAGCATTGTTTTACCGGTTCCTGTTCCTCCATACATGATGACATTTTTTCCTGTATGATAAAACTCCAGGTCTAACAGGCTTTGGAAGCTGACGTCTTCCGGGAAATCTATCTCATCTGCCCTGAATTCCTCCACGCGGTATCTACGTGGGAAGCCGGCGGTATTGAGGAACTTGCTCTTCCTTTTTGCTGTACGGTATTCAATTTCGTTTGTCAGGAGGTTTAAAAGGTATTCCTGCGGTGTGTCTCCTTTCTGCTCGAAAGCCTGTCCTGCAAAGTTCGTGGACAGCTTGAGCTGTTTGCAGCATGCTGCAATGGATTTTTCTATATCAGCCATTTGAGACACCTCCCTTCTTAAGGGCGGCATCCAGCATTTTCAGATCATTTCTGAACGGAATGACCTTCTGCTGTGGCAGTAAAACTTTGTTTTCAAGCGGAGGCAGAAGCGGTACATCTGCATAGGTTCGCCTGTAAAGGCTCTGCAGACTGTCCGGATCTGTGGCATTCAGCCGGACTGCTTCGTCAACTGTTCTGACAGCACTAGCAAACCCGGTTCTTTCCGTAAGTTCTGCAAGCACCTTCAGGACACGTCCGCGTTCCTTGCTTTCGCAGTTATCCATGTATATCTGCATGGTTTGTGGCATCATGTCATATATGCCGCTGTTTCGAAGAGAACGGGGTTTCCTGGCGATATATGTAAGGTATGGCAGCCAGTCCATTCTTTCATGTTCATTGCCGTAAAGGCGCTTATGACGCACCACTTCGTGCATATCTTTGTCCATGACAATCACATCAGAGGATGTAATCTTGAGATTTACAATGGACTCACAGAAAGCCGGTGAAGCAGAATAACGGTGCTTTCCTGCGTCAAGAGTAAACTTTCCATATTTATCCGTTGTTGCCGTTGTGTAAAGTGCCGTATCAAACGGAACGGAAGGAAGCGGCAGTAAACGAGCCTTATCTTCTTCAAACAGTTTACTGATAAAGCGGTCATCATCGTCATCATAGTGCTCACGCTGCATATCGATTTCACAACGATCCAGAAGATGCTTGTTTTCTTTCACAAGATCATCAAAGCGGGGTACCGGTACAAGTTCGTTGCGGCGCAGGTAGCCAACCTTGTTTTCCACGTTTCCTTTTTCCCATCCGGATTCAGGATTCATAAAAACCGGCTTAATGCGGTAGTGTTCACAAAAGCGTTGAAACCGCTCTGTTACATTACGCCCGCCACCTTTGATGATTTCGGTAACAATGGTTCTGGTATTGTCAAACCAGATTTCCGTGGGAACACCACCGATGTGCTCAAATATGGCAACCAGTCCTTCCAGAAGACATTCCATGTTTTCGCCATAATTAAGCTGGAGGAAACCTCCGTTACTGTAGGGAAAACTGAGCACAAGGTACTTAGCCTCGTGATGAAGCCTGTCATTTTCATAAAAATCGGCTGTTCCAAAGTCTGACTGGGCTTCGCCGGGATGATGATTAAGAGGGATATAGCCATCGGTTCTTTTTAGCCGTAGTTCCTCTTTCTTCTGTTTGACGTATAAGGCAACAAGCCGATAACTGCAGCCGAAACCATCTGCTTCATCCTTGAGGCGTTTAAATACTCTTTTGGCTGTATGCCGTTGCTTTCTTGGTGCAAGCTTGTCTGCCTGCAGCCATTCATCAATCAAAGGTTTGAATGGGTCAAGCTTGGATTCGTGAACCTCTGATGATGCAGGTTTGGGAGATGGATTGTTAAAGTCCTCCATATCCACATATTTTTTGACCGTTTTCCAGTTAAGGCCGGTCTCAGATGCGATTTCAGAAATGTTCTTATCTTGCCGGTAGAACATATCTCTGATATGATGTATCTGATCCATTGTAGTTGACATTCTCCTTTCCTCCTTGTCTTTATTGTTTGGACTACAATAAAGATAAGGTTAATGGTTTTTGGATATACCTGCAATGGATCTTTTCATGGGAATGCTCATACTTGGTGGCTGCCACTCAAGCGCTACACCGTTCCTGAGCGCTTCTAGCGAATGCCTTGCAACTTTCTCCAATTTGGAGATGCAACATTCTCCAATTCCCGTTTGCAACTTTCGGTAATTCTATTTTACAATAAACAGATAAATCTCGTTGACAGCACACATCTTGATTTTTGGCATATATGGTAAGGCCTGCCCCAATACATATTGATATACCTTTTTGGTATTCGATTGAAAATAGTTTTGCTGCTGAAGCCATTTTTGCAAATAATATGTAAATTCTATACTTGCATCCTTTTTTCTCATCAGATTTCTTTTCTGTTCTTCAAATTCTTCAAGATATTTCATATAGCTTTTTTCAGCTTCCTCTTCTGTTTTAAACCCGCCTTTTTTACCATATCTCACAAGATACTCTTCATCATACCAACGCATTCTGTGATACCATGATCCTCTTTCAAAAAACGCAAATCCATTTTTGCTTTTCTGTGCCATAAGCCTCCTCCTTTTTTATAAAATTTCTTTGTTTTTAGGCATAGAAAAAGGACAGCCTTTTCGACTGTCCTCTATACCTGCATATATTATGTTGAAAGATTTCTTTGTTACACATAAATACTACTCTATCATTTTATAAAGTTTAAAAGCCTATGTCAAGACCAAATCTGGTGCATTTTTGATGCATTTCTGATTCATTTTTGTTTCATTTCTGCTTCATTTCTGATTCATTTCGTAAACGCAAAATAGCGAGTACCTTGACATTTTTAGGCGGCTGCTTTGCAGCCACCAGTATTTAAGCTTTACGGATTTCCGCTGGAAGTTTTTCTGACCATGGAAGAAGCTCTTCCATAAAGAAACAATTCCTGTCATCCATGTATTACCATAATCATAACCAGTGATTTCAGCAGCAACAAGTTTACCTATTTCATTCCAATCATGCATAGAGCGTCCGGCAGGAATATCAGCATTCTTTGAAAATCCTGCTCCTACAAAAGGAATCACTCTATTATTCACAAAATCATTTAACAACGGCTTTGGTATAGATGATAGATATTTATATTCCATAGACAATCCCTCTCTCATTTTCTTCCCTAGAATCCATTCAGTAGAATAAAAAGCAAACTTGTAAAAAGACTAATATTTATCATCAACATTAAAAATATTAACTCAACATACCTATATCTTCAATTTGAATGCAATTTAATATTGCTGGTGCTGCATCCCAACTCCCAGGGTACTTCATTCCACTATCAAATGTACATCTACTGATAACCGTCTTTAAGTCCTCTAAACTGTCCACACCAAACAACACCATCATCTTATCACAGTATCTTCGAGATTTCATTTTTTCCCATTCAATAGGCATGTTCTTAACATAAACATAACAAGTTGGAAACCAATACACTTTATGCCAGCTCTGTTCCTTTTCTGATAATTCATAAGCATTGCATACTTGATAAAGGAATAAATCCGCTTCAGCAATGGCTTCTCCTGTGTAAATTGGAAGTTTTTCTCTCTGATTACAAATAACATCACCCATAAGAGTATATTTATTTTTCATCTCTGTTTTTGGCTTATAATACTCCTCAATGACACAACTATGATGTCTAAAAGCTGTATAATTGTTTGGCTTAATAGATCCTCCAAATATGCTTGTTTCTAAAAAATATGTATATGTAAGCATTTCGTTTATTGCTGCATAATCTTTAATATGACGCATGAATGCAATAACACATATAAATAATTCCCATATATAGATTTTAAATATATCCAAGTCATTTTGAGAAACTGAATTCGCATTTGGCACAAATGCTTTGATACAAGTCAGCTGGTTATACATTGTTTCAAAACCCTCAGCTATTATCTCTGCATAATCTGTTTCTGTCTCTGCAATGGTTTCTACAAACTTTAAATAGAAATCTCTCACTGGCTTGGTATTTAAAAATATTTCGTATACTCGTTCTGGACTAGCATTCTTTTCAATATATCCCTTTAAAACTTCGATGTGTGTTATTTGGAATCGGGATATACAGCTTTTTCTTTTGTTATCTGTATTACTTCCATGGATTTGACGAATTAAATCCTTTAGTTGAAAAAAATCTGTTTTCTCTTCGTCAAGCCATTCAGGCATTTTTCCTAACTTCGGTTTTGTAAATTGCGGTTTTTCATAAATATTACGAAGAAGTTTCTCGTACTCTATCTCATATGTCTCCGGATCAGACAAATCAATATATATTCGTGTTTTTATATATGTAGGAACATATGCTTTCCCATCTTCGCTTTTTTCTGCTATAACAGGAATGAATTTTTCTTGTTTCGTATTTCCATAGATTTCACTGGAAATAATCACAGTTTCATCTCCTACTCCTCCAGTACGATCATTCGCCTTCTGTGCATATACTTTATCACAAACAATTAGAACTTTTGTTATCTCAGTATCATTAACACAACGTTCCATAAACGCATATTTATCCTGACCTTCTTTCAAATCCCACTTATCAAGGACAACATCAACCCCATGCGAAACCAGTCTCTGTGCCAATTCTAGCACTATCGCATCACTACTCCAAGAATATGATATAAATATCTTTGGTATCCTATCTTCTTTCAATGTATAGTTCCTCCTACTTACTTACTATTTTTATTTTATATCCATCCGACAGCACAAATGTCTGCTCATATATAAGAAAACACTATCTCTCTAAAGAATATCGGCTATAACAAGCAGTAGACGTAATATATATCTAGCTAAAACGGACTATTAAATTCCATTTTTCCACATCAAAATTTACTTTTTCAATTCAGCTTATTCTTTAACGGTTGATTTTCGTATTCTATTAAACAGAGCCGTTTGCACTTAAGTTCTCTTAAAAACCAAAATATTTTTTTCTTACTTTTGTATTTGCCATAACGCTCAGATACCTTTTCAACCGTAAACGGGCTATATTCTGTGTCACGTTTTTGCTGACCATATCCCAACTCCCTCTTGCGTATTCGATAATTTTCCCTTCCTCTTTATTTTCCTCGTAAAGCATTTTAAGCAGCACTACAGCAACCCTGTACTCTTTCTTTTCTGAATTTTGATAAAAATCATAAAACATTGTTTTGAAAGGATAAATACGCTTATAATAGCTACATATTTTTTCCAGAAGAATCATAAAATTCTCTATAAAATTACTGCTGTCAAATATATCCCCACAACCTGCATCCGGTAGTTCCATTAGTTTACGATGTCTATCAGCAAGTTCTTTCAACCATGTGATCATCTCTTCTGATATAACAACTTCGTCCGTACCGTCCCACCAGAAAATCCGGTCATCATCCGTCAGATAATAATTACTTTTTCCTTCTAATTCTTCTGGTGTATCATAAAATGTGAACCAATTATCCTGCCGAAGAAATTCAGCTGTTTTTATCTCCGGAATTATCTCTTCTTTCCATTTTCTCCGCTGTTCCTGCAGCTTTCCAGAAGCGTACTGTTTCATCTGCTCGTCATAATATACTTTATCTTTCCATTCTTCCCACAATTTCCAAAATGACTCCTGTTTTATTTCTGCTGCAAGATAAACAAATACTCGTGCCGGAAGGAACAACGATAATTCTGCAAGTGCCTTTAAATTTTCGTTCCTACTTTTCTCTCTCCTCTTCCTGTCCAATTGAAGAAATCGTAAAAGATGGTCATAAAACTTATCTCCATAACACTCCTGTAAATGCAATAAGGCCATTTTGCACCTGTATATATCCTCCGGATAGGATGCTGGTACTATATTATCTAAGTTTAAACTTTCAGTACCATATATGATATATAACAGATCTGATAGTTCTGTTCCTCCAGCAGCTTTAAGTAATTTATCAGGGACCAACTGTCTTAACTCATCTCTCGAAAACGGCTTATCGTAATCACTTCTAAAAGAAGCAATATGTTCTGCTGCTTCCCATAGATTATATCTCTTTTTCATAGAAAATGTTGTTCCGAGAATATGATTGAGCCATCCACCATAAAATTGAGGATCAATTATTTCTCCATTGCAATCTACAAACCCAGGACTTCTATCATACATTTCATATAACACATATGCAGCAAGAATAACGTCACAAAACTCACAGCTTCCTATCTTATTAGAATAGAAAATGGAATCATTCACATAAAATCCTGCATTTTCCCAGCTGCTTTCTTCAAAATAATTATACCAGAAATCCACCTTACCTTCACTCGACAATTCCACTGGGCTTATAAGAAGCAGCTCGTGACCAAACAATGAAACCTTTTCAAACTGCATCATTCCGCCATAGTTCAGAATTTTCATCATTTGCTTGCCAAAGCATTCCCTCTTTTCTTCTGGTATATCCATTTTTCCTGTATATCCTGCAAATGTACCCATACTACACCATCCTAAAATCCAAATATAATATTTCTTTGTTTCTTGTTTGTCATCAAAGACACCAATGCGCTTATCTCAATATAATCAAAGTTATCCCTGGAATCTTTAATGATCCACTCTTCTGCCTGCTCACCCGTCAATTCTGGAAAATACTCCTGCTCCTTGTCCAAAAGCCGCTGAATAAGTATAAGTGCCTTTTGGTAATTTATTTCACTTCCATGCTCCATAAACTCTGCAACAAACTTCTCATCCACATACCTGCAATAACTACGTTCCAATCTAGTTATAATATTTGTCAAAAGATTTTCTACTGAAATAACAGAGGGTACGCAAATATCATTCATTTGCTCTTCCCAATATCGGATACACTCCTTCATATTTTGTGATAAAAGCAGATTACCTCCATCCCAAAACTCTAAAAATTCATCTTCATTTTTTCTCTGTATTGCCTTATAAAAAGGAAACTTCTGGAAATCACTTTCGTCATCTTTTGAATCAGCTTCCCATGTGATATCAGAATATCCTTTTGTCCCCAGAGAGTCCCATGTTTCCCAGAAATCCAAGTCGACATCCTGCGTATAGGCAAACACAAGACGCACAGGCAAAACATATAAGGAGAGTTCTGCAATAATCCCCTTTTCATCCTGACGTGCGGACAGTTCTTTTCTTTTGGCGAAATCAGCATTTAGCAGTTCTGCAAGGAAACTTTTCATTGCTGTTTTTTCAGTCTCTTTTATACCTCGAAAAACTCTGTATGCATATTCTATCCGGCTGCATGAATTTGCAGATTTTATTTCGTTTCTACAAGATATCTTTCCCTCTTCAGGGATAATTATTTTTTTATTTTCGATTTCAAAAACCGCCAGCAACTGCTCTATATCCAATCTGCCATACTTGTCCGAATAATCCTCTAATAAATCTGTATATGTAATATCCTTATATTCTTCAGAATTTCTGAAAAAAAGATACACTTCCGACATTCTAATTCGCCCAGGCAACGTTACCTTCTCTCCTAATACCCCCTGAATCAAAAGCAGGTATATTTCTACATCATACAGCTTGCCAGATTTTATAAAATAGCAGCCGCCATTCGTAAATGCTTCCTGCAAGACCATTATCATATTCATTACAACACCAAATTCATTATAGCCCGGATCTTCCACATACAGTTCGCAAGTATTCAGGTCGTATTGGGAAATTTTTCTCTTTT carries:
- a CDS encoding toll/interleukin-1 receptor domain-containing protein, whose protein sequence is MKEDRIPKIFISYSWSSDAIVLELAQRLVSHGVDVVLDKWDLKEGQDKYAFMERCVNDTEITKVLIVCDKVYAQKANDRTGGVGDETVIISSEIYGNTKQEKFIPVIAEKSEDGKAYVPTYIKTRIYIDLSDPETYEIEYEKLLRNIYEKPQFTKPKLGKMPEWLDEEKTDFFQLKDLIRQIHGSNTDNKRKSCISRFQITHIEVLKGYIEKNASPERVYEIFLNTKPVRDFYLKFVETIAETETDYAEIIAEGFETMYNQLTCIKAFVPNANSVSQNDLDIFKIYIWELFICVIAFMRHIKDYAAINEMLTYTYFLETSIFGGSIKPNNYTAFRHHSCVIEEYYKPKTEMKNKYTLMGDVICNQREKLPIYTGEAIAEADLFLYQVCNAYELSEKEQSWHKVYWFPTCYVYVKNMPIEWEKMKSRRYCDKMMVLFGVDSLEDLKTVISRCTFDSGMKYPGSWDAAPAILNCIQIEDIGMLS
- a CDS encoding ATP-binding protein gives rise to the protein MADIEKSIAACCKQLKLSTNFAGQAFEQKGDTPQEYLLNLLTNEIEYRTAKRKSKFLNTAGFPRRYRVEEFRADEIDFPEDVSFQSLLDLEFYHTGKNVIMYGGTGTGKTMLSILIGMSACNQEIPVRFYRTAGLINLFSESQSSGKLTALKKKLNSARILILDEFGYVPYDRTGSQLLFDYLSEIHEQKSVILNTNLEFSQWVNVLYDQRMTTALIGRLTHHVELILFPGINNRLRESSINATLSRISSQEAGNNG
- the istA gene encoding IS21 family transposase, with the protein product MDQIHHIRDMFYRQDKNISEIASETGLNWKTVKKYVDMEDFNNPSPKPASSEVHESKLDPFKPLIDEWLQADKLAPRKQRHTAKRVFKRLKDEADGFGCSYRLVALYVKQKKEELRLKRTDGYIPLNHHPGEAQSDFGTADFYENDRLHHEAKYLVLSFPYSNGGFLQLNYGENMECLLEGLVAIFEHIGGVPTEIWFDNTRTIVTEIIKGGGRNVTERFQRFCEHYRIKPVFMNPESGWEKGNVENKVGYLRRNELVPVPRFDDLVKENKHLLDRCEIDMQREHYDDDDDRFISKLFEEDKARLLPLPSVPFDTALYTTATTDKYGKFTLDAGKHRYSASPAFCESIVNLKITSSDVIVMDKDMHEVVRHKRLYGNEHERMDWLPYLTYIARKPRSLRNSGIYDMMPQTMQIYMDNCESKERGRVLKVLAELTERTGFASAVRTVDEAVRLNATDPDSLQSLYRRTYADVPLLPPLENKVLLPQQKVIPFRNDLKMLDAALKKGGVSNG